The DNA sequence AGGGAGAACGAAATCAGATCAGGTGGCGACTAGCTCCACAGAAAGACCATCATGGATGTCCTGGCCATCCTGCAGAAGGGCCTTGGGTAAGTGATCGGGGTTGTGCTTCAATCACATAGTCGATGCCATTATCAGAAGTGTAGCTGGGAGGCCGTGGTAATGGGACCTTGCTACCCAAACCTTGGGCCTCGTTTGCGTGTTGTGGTAAAGATGAGGTGTTGATGTCTACGCGGTGCCAATAGAGCAAGTTTGGATTAATTCTCTGGGATGCATGAATTAGCCAAATAGATTCGTGGGAGGACAGTCGAAGAGCATCCTAATATATCACTTACCACGCTACCTCTCCAGAGGCCATATGCTGGAGGCAGGGGCGTAACCTTCTCCCGACTGGCACCATTGTTTTCAGTTAAAATCTCCTCGTCCCCAGCTAGAATGACATGAATGGGACGCTCTGGCTGAGCGTAGCCAGTTGGCCCTGCACTGCTTGGTATCCGATTCATAGCTACAGCAGATCTGGAACCTCGGAAGACCACCATCAAAAATCGGATGAGGGAGTGACAAAAGACTATGACAAGGATCAGAATCATAAATATCAAAAGTATATGAAGTTCGTGGCCTAGGTGCGATTTGGAGACAGTGAAGGCAAAATCTGTATCATTCGGTAAGCATATCTTTAGCCCCAAAGGTTAGGTCAGACTCAAACCTACATAGAGAAAGGGCTAGTATTAGGAATATAGCAGATATGGTAAGTGTGACAAGCCGTCGCCTcacattcttttcttttaatcTCGTGGTAAACGATCGTAAGCGACGATTGGAGCTACCGACGGCTCTTTGCGCATAAACATTAACCTGAGTTCCCTGTTCCGACCTAATGTACGACTGGTTCCTATCGACAAAATCGGTCTGCTCTGGTCTAGGTCGCGTGTTGATTCTGTGATAAGTTTCTCTTGGTGCATACGATGATTGCGGTAAGTTTACGGCGGATTGATGCGATGAAGTAGGCCGTGAAGATATGCCATACACCTGGTGCTCCGCGCTATTAATAGGAGTTCGTTGTCCATGAGTTAAATATTCGCCGCTTCTCATTGACCCGGACGGCACACGACTACCCTGGGAGCCTGGGGAGCCTCTAACATAGTTGATTCCACTGTAGCCGAAGTCTGAAGACGAACCCAGTAACGCTCGAGAGGTCGATCGATATGAAGTTGACGATTCTGTTCGAGGTAACAGGACTGATCCCATGTTGAATAACTTGTCACTGGAATAACATCTGCGCTGATGGCAATACAAAGCAATGGCCTGCAAACTTCAGCCGTCCGACAGTTTTGATATCAGCACTGTCAGATCATCCTATAATGAGCGCTGCTGTCCTTTTTTTGGCATGAGCTAGAAGCTAATTCCGCATTCGGGAAATGGCACACAAAATAATGGAGGCGAAAACGGTCATATATGCGGCAACAAATTCCTCAAAAAGACCAGGCCCACAACGTATGCAAGAGCGGTTGAAGTGCTGCTGTGAGCGTTTGGCTGCGCTAATAATAAGAGCCTTTGCCACTAGATGTTCATAATGAGAGCTTAAGGAGACGCCGTGGAGGTAGACGGGAATCGCATCGGTAATCCCGTTAGAGACAGTATAGAGCGAAGTTTAGATTATatcaaagggaaaaataaaaaagaaa is a window from the Aspergillus oryzae RIB40 DNA, chromosome 6 genome containing:
- a CDS encoding uncharacterized protein (predicted protein); protein product: MNRIPSSAGPTGYAQPERPIHVILAGDEEILTENNGASREKVTPLPPAYGLWRGSVRINPNLLYWHRVDINTSSLPQHANEAQGLGSKVPLPRPPSYTSDNGIDYVIEAQPRSLTQGPSAGWPGHP